A section of the Chryseobacterium scophthalmum genome encodes:
- a CDS encoding LemA family protein: MKNKGCLSAGTIGIALLIIVGVLFFWGKNGYNNFVAQEQKVDAKWSNVQTVYQKRANLIPNLERTVKSYSKFEQETLTKVVEARSKATSININPSNLTEEDMAKFQAAQGELSGALSRLMAVVESYPNLKADQQYINFQREYIAIENSIRTETVYYNDAARDYNISIKQFPNNILANFTNFKEKPLFKAQAGAENAPSVFTE, encoded by the coding sequence ATGAAAAATAAAGGTTGTCTGAGCGCCGGAACCATCGGCATTGCTCTTCTTATCATCGTTGGAGTCCTTTTTTTCTGGGGAAAAAACGGATACAATAATTTTGTAGCACAGGAACAAAAAGTTGATGCAAAATGGTCTAACGTACAAACTGTCTATCAAAAAAGAGCCAACTTAATTCCTAATTTGGAAAGAACGGTAAAATCATATTCAAAATTTGAACAGGAAACATTAACGAAAGTTGTGGAAGCCCGTTCAAAAGCAACCTCTATCAATATCAATCCGTCTAATCTTACGGAAGAAGATATGGCTAAATTCCAAGCTGCACAAGGTGAATTGTCTGGAGCATTGAGCCGATTAATGGCGGTTGTAGAATCTTATCCTAATCTGAAAGCTGATCAGCAGTACATCAATTTCCAGAGAGAATATATTGCTATAGAAAACAGCATCAGAACAGAAACAGTATATTACAACGATGCTGCAAGAGATTATAATATTTCGATCAAACAGTTTCCTAATAATATCTTGGCAAACTTTACCAATTTCAAAGAAAAACCTTTATTTAAAGCACAAGCTGGAGCAGAAAATGCACCAAGCGTATTTACAGAATAA
- a CDS encoding TPM domain-containing protein — protein MNRFLTNQQIDSLVEAIQSAEQHSTGEIRVHIDSTTDHQIAETAFEVFKELCKDKTAEKNAVLFHVNFEKKYLTIIGDTGIHEKVHQSYWDHLHDYITSEFSKGHFYQALKSGILETGLELKKHFPIKGENHNELPNEITFS, from the coding sequence ATGAACCGTTTTCTCACAAATCAGCAAATAGATTCTTTGGTAGAAGCGATTCAGTCGGCAGAGCAACATTCTACCGGAGAAATTCGTGTACATATTGATTCTACAACAGATCATCAGATTGCAGAAACTGCTTTTGAGGTGTTTAAAGAATTGTGTAAAGATAAAACCGCAGAAAAAAATGCGGTTCTTTTTCATGTTAATTTTGAGAAAAAATATTTAACGATTATTGGTGACACCGGAATTCACGAAAAAGTACATCAGTCATATTGGGATCATCTGCACGATTATATTACGTCAGAATTTTCAAAAGGTCATTTTTATCAGGCTTTAAAAAGCGGAATTCTTGAAACTGGTTTAGAATTAAAAAAACATTTTCCAATAAAAGGAGAAAATCACAACGAATTACCCAATGAGATTACATTCTCTTAA
- a CDS encoding TPM domain-containing protein, translating to MRLHSLKLFFTFILVCCYGFLSAQYTIPEKPAVLYPVYDEANLLTTQEKNELNNKLIKFADSTSTEIEIIIIPSTKGEDVNYLATMFGEKWGIGQKDVDNGVVFLIAKDDRTMSIQQGRAVEQYLTASVAGQILDYIVTPNFRQGKWYEGIHGGTNAIMEAVQGKFKPIATKNKSGDISVTKLLVIAFVIFIILAIFFGNRGGGNDDDGDITISRRGRRNYPGGFFPFPFPGSFGGGFGGGSSRGGGGFGGFGGGGSFGGGGASGGW from the coding sequence ATGAGATTACATTCTCTTAAACTGTTTTTCACGTTCATCTTAGTTTGCTGTTATGGTTTTTTATCAGCACAGTACACTATTCCTGAAAAACCTGCAGTTTTATACCCTGTTTATGACGAGGCAAATCTGCTTACAACACAGGAAAAAAATGAACTGAATAATAAGCTCATCAAATTCGCAGATTCTACCTCAACGGAAATCGAAATTATTATCATTCCATCTACAAAAGGCGAAGATGTTAATTATTTGGCGACGATGTTTGGCGAAAAATGGGGAATCGGCCAAAAAGATGTAGACAACGGAGTTGTTTTTCTGATTGCTAAAGACGACAGAACAATGTCGATTCAACAAGGAAGAGCGGTTGAACAATATTTAACCGCTTCAGTTGCCGGACAAATTTTAGACTACATCGTTACTCCCAATTTCAGACAGGGAAAATGGTATGAAGGCATTCATGGCGGAACCAATGCTATCATGGAAGCAGTTCAGGGAAAATTCAAACCGATTGCCACCAAGAATAAATCTGGAGATATAAGTGTTACAAAACTACTCGTTATTGCTTTCGTTATTTTCATTATTCTCGCTATCTTTTTTGGAAATCGAGGCGGTGGAAACGATGATGATGGCGACATTACCATTAGTCGTAGAGGTCGAAGAAATTATCCAGGTGGATTTTTCCCATTTCCTTTTCCAGGAAGTTTTGGAGGCGGATTCGGTGGCGGAAGTTCTCGAGGCGGTGGCGGTTTTGGCGGATTCGGCGGCGGCGGAAGTTTTGGAGGTGGCGGAGCTTCTGGTGGATGGTAA
- a CDS encoding NTF2 fold immunity protein, with product MKSFKKIIFSLLFLFMFSCTKNSEIFKENNDFKHAESELKNALIKNEVLPDKVIPDSQTAVNVAENILFKTYGKENIIKQRPYDLNFIDGYYIINGTFQEPTIGFLIILNSKDGKIIKLTHGK from the coding sequence ATGAAATCATTTAAAAAAATAATATTTAGTCTACTTTTTCTCTTCATGTTTTCTTGCACAAAAAATTCTGAAATATTTAAAGAAAATAATGATTTCAAACATGCTGAATCAGAATTAAAAAATGCGCTCATCAAAAATGAAGTTTTACCTGATAAAGTAATTCCAGATTCACAAACAGCAGTCAATGTTGCCGAAAATATTCTTTTTAAAACTTACGGGAAAGAAAATATTATTAAGCAAAGACCTTATGATTTAAATTTCATTGATGGATATTATATAATTAATGGTACTTTTCAAGAACCGACTATTGGTTTCCTAATTATTCTCAATTCCAAAGACGGGAAAATAATTAAGCTTACTCACGGAAAATAA
- a CDS encoding NAD(P)H-dependent oxidoreductase, whose translation MKKTLVVFAHPYLEHSNSNVELINFYVRHQHFTLRDLYEEYPDFHIAAFRERKRLQNYDRFIFQFPIIWFGIPPLLKLWIDEVFDRNWIKEGENNPLENKEVYIVVTTGGKEKSFSKEGTYKYTIEEIISGLIVSLKVFNANIKDITIVYEANKLSKKEIILQKKKFVETLNQ comes from the coding sequence ATGAAAAAAACGCTGGTGGTTTTTGCCCATCCTTATCTGGAACATTCAAACTCAAATGTAGAGTTAATCAATTTCTATGTTCGGCATCAGCATTTTACCCTTCGTGATTTGTACGAAGAATATCCCGATTTTCACATTGCCGCTTTCAGAGAACGGAAAAGGCTTCAGAATTATGACCGTTTTATTTTTCAGTTTCCTATTATTTGGTTCGGAATTCCACCTTTATTAAAATTGTGGATTGATGAAGTGTTTGACAGAAACTGGATCAAAGAAGGTGAAAATAACCCGCTTGAAAACAAAGAAGTGTATATCGTTGTAACAACCGGCGGAAAAGAAAAATCTTTCTCAAAAGAAGGAACATACAAATATACTATCGAAGAAATAATCAGCGGATTAATTGTTTCTTTAAAAGTTTTTAATGCCAATATCAAAGATATTACCATCGTTTATGAAGCCAATAAACTATCAAAAAAAGAAATCATTTTACAGAAAAAGAAATTTGTAGAAACCCTAAATCAATAA
- a CDS encoding monovalent cation:proton antiporter-2 (CPA2) family protein, which translates to MESSLAMNTLLFLGVAIIMVPLARKLGLSSVIGYILGGIIIGPYVLKLTGRDVDGIMHASEFGVIMLLFLVGLELEPRKFWEMRKKIVGLGLTQMTLTISLLFLIFFLAGWKIDRAITIAMCFALSSTAIVLQTLQEKNNLKTTAGEASFSTLLFQDIAVIPILAILPIIANYKARHHDNEVQILIQKLPEWLQAGTVIFGVIILILLGRYVFVPFLRYVSKAGMTELLTASSLFLVIGVSELMVAIGLSPALGAFLAGVMLANSEFRHELEAHIDPFKGLLLAVFFVSVGSTMNFNVIAQDPVFIFSTVFVVLAVKFFVLFAIGKFFKIDTPQSLFYAFALSQVGEFAFVLINYASDLYLFNAEMNAQMMAITAITMCITPILLIINDRLITPKFIKEIPEVKSDFDILDGNISQKKIIIVGFGHFGSTVGRLLKANKISATVLDRDSDRVKLLRSYGFKVYYGDATRIPVLRAAGIEEAEILVLCLDDPDDNRFVAELVREQYPNVKIFVRAKNRIDAYEYLDKGIDNIYRETLGTAVEMAVDVLQETGMRKYAARRLGQRFMAIDKASIRKLAKSKDDEDMRLFTTKELLQREEELLAYDNLNFENKDWETSSTDDDDEETPRINY; encoded by the coding sequence ATGGAATCTAGCTTAGCGATGAACACTTTACTCTTTTTGGGCGTTGCCATTATTATGGTTCCGCTCGCAAGAAAATTAGGTTTAAGCTCAGTGATTGGTTATATTTTAGGTGGAATTATCATCGGACCTTATGTTTTAAAACTAACAGGACGTGATGTCGACGGAATTATGCACGCCAGTGAATTTGGGGTTATCATGCTGCTTTTCTTGGTAGGATTAGAATTGGAACCCAGGAAATTCTGGGAAATGCGAAAGAAAATTGTCGGTCTCGGTCTTACTCAAATGACTCTTACCATTTCGCTACTTTTCCTGATCTTTTTTTTAGCTGGATGGAAAATCGACAGAGCCATTACTATTGCGATGTGTTTTGCATTATCATCAACAGCAATTGTTTTACAGACTTTACAGGAAAAAAATAACCTTAAAACCACCGCCGGTGAAGCATCGTTTTCCACGCTTTTATTTCAGGATATTGCCGTCATCCCTATTTTGGCGATTTTACCAATTATTGCCAATTACAAAGCAAGACATCATGATAATGAAGTTCAGATTTTAATTCAGAAACTTCCGGAATGGCTTCAGGCAGGAACGGTAATTTTCGGTGTTATTATTTTAATTTTATTGGGTAGGTATGTTTTTGTCCCTTTTTTAAGATACGTTTCAAAAGCAGGAATGACGGAACTATTAACCGCTTCTTCCCTATTTTTGGTGATAGGAGTTTCAGAATTAATGGTTGCCATCGGATTATCTCCCGCTTTAGGAGCCTTTTTAGCAGGCGTCATGTTGGCAAACAGCGAATTCCGCCACGAATTGGAAGCACACATCGATCCGTTTAAAGGACTTCTTCTCGCAGTATTTTTTGTAAGTGTAGGTTCTACAATGAATTTTAACGTCATTGCACAAGATCCTGTTTTCATTTTCAGTACTGTTTTTGTGGTTTTAGCCGTGAAATTTTTTGTGCTTTTTGCGATCGGAAAATTCTTTAAAATTGATACCCCACAAAGTTTATTCTATGCTTTTGCACTTTCTCAGGTCGGAGAATTTGCTTTTGTCTTGATCAATTACGCTTCCGATCTTTATCTATTCAATGCCGAAATGAATGCTCAAATGATGGCAATCACCGCCATTACAATGTGTATAACCCCTATTCTTCTAATAATTAACGACAGACTGATTACCCCAAAATTTATCAAAGAAATTCCGGAAGTAAAATCAGATTTTGATATTCTTGACGGTAACATTTCCCAGAAAAAAATCATCATTGTAGGTTTCGGACATTTTGGAAGCACTGTTGGAAGGCTTCTTAAAGCCAATAAAATATCGGCAACCGTTCTCGACAGAGATTCTGATAGAGTGAAATTACTAAGAAGTTACGGTTTTAAAGTCTATTACGGAGACGCAACAAGAATTCCCGTTTTGAGAGCCGCAGGAATTGAAGAAGCAGAAATTTTAGTTTTATGTCTTGATGATCCTGATGATAATAGATTTGTTGCAGAACTGGTTCGTGAGCAATATCCTAATGTGAAAATATTTGTTCGTGCTAAAAACAGAATTGATGCATACGAGTATTTAGACAAAGGAATTGACAATATTTATCGTGAAACGTTAGGAACCGCAGTAGAAATGGCCGTTGATGTTTTGCAGGAAACCGGAATGCGAAAGTATGCAGCACGTCGTCTTGGGCAAAGATTTATGGCAATCGACAAAGCATCAATCCGAAAACTGGCAAAATCAAAAGATGATGAAGATATGCGTCTTTTTACCACAAAAGAACTCCTCCAGCGAGAGGAGGAGCTATTGGCTTATGATAATTTAAATTTTGAAAATAAAGATTGGGAAACCTCATCTACAGACGATGATGATGAAGAGACCCCAAGAATAAATTATTGA
- a CDS encoding head GIN domain-containing protein, which translates to MKYTAILLLSGLVIFTSCKKNENKEGKSTWLPDVTNKDHGSLKQKEFKGDFNEIEVSQAIEAEIIKSDVERVVISAPANIIDEVLVDNNGGELHIHYKTGVRVMNTNNVKAKIYAKDFKKLEANSAAIIIVRDQFTQEKTDVEVSSAAHISGKLEANDLDIDAGSSATFKGQIWAVNLNIEASSAADVTISGKTKNANLTSSSGSGISAKDVVAENVKAEASSGASVEIGVSSKFEGHASSGGSVKGIKKGNVTTVTKEESSGGSVDIQ; encoded by the coding sequence ATGAAATATACAGCAATTTTACTTCTTTCAGGATTAGTGATTTTCACTTCTTGCAAAAAAAATGAGAACAAAGAAGGCAAATCAACTTGGTTACCCGACGTTACCAATAAAGATCATGGATCTCTAAAACAAAAAGAATTTAAAGGCGATTTTAACGAAATTGAAGTTTCTCAGGCTATTGAAGCAGAGATTATTAAATCTGATGTTGAAAGAGTGGTGATTTCTGCTCCTGCAAATATTATTGACGAAGTTTTGGTGGATAACAATGGCGGCGAACTTCATATTCACTACAAAACAGGAGTACGTGTAATGAATACCAATAATGTGAAAGCTAAAATTTATGCTAAAGATTTTAAAAAACTTGAAGCAAACTCTGCTGCTATCATTATTGTAAGAGATCAGTTCACTCAGGAAAAAACAGATGTTGAGGTTTCTAGTGCAGCTCATATTTCAGGAAAACTTGAAGCCAATGATCTGGATATTGATGCTGGAAGCAGCGCTACTTTCAAAGGACAAATCTGGGCGGTAAACCTTAATATTGAGGCTTCTTCTGCAGCAGATGTTACAATATCCGGAAAAACCAAAAATGCAAATCTTACTTCATCTTCAGGAAGCGGTATTTCTGCAAAGGATGTGGTTGCTGAAAATGTGAAAGCTGAAGCTTCAAGTGGAGCAAGTGTAGAAATCGGTGTTTCTTCAAAATTTGAAGGTCATGCATCTTCAGGCGGAAGTGTAAAAGGAATTAAAAAAGGAAATGTAACTACCGTAACCAAAGAAGAAAGCAGCGGTGGAAGCGTAGATATTCAATAA
- a CDS encoding M3 family metallopeptidase, producing MKHISSALLISALAFNYSCTTMKTHDIKQEMPVPDASLSSNPFMKKSKLQYETPEFDKIKNEHFKPAFQFGLKQHDAEILKIANNSEVATFENTIVALEKSGEVLKRTTITFSNLTSANTNPTLQALDEEYAPIFAAHSDKMYLNENLYKRIKSITENGLDSESKRLLQFYKQNFEIAGANLSSANKEKLKQVNQELASLSTQYSNKLLEARKQGGVFFSDAKELDGLSTDEIEAAASDAKTAGQPGKYLLALQNTTQQPLLQNLTNRATREKLFKASWQRAEKGDANDTRETIEKLAKLRLKKAQILGKKSFAEWKLQDQMAKNPEAAVKLMNQVANPAVETAKREAKDIQDLIDQQKGGFKVEPWDWNFYAEQVRKAKFDLDENQIKPYFEITTVLEKGVFFAAEKFYGLTFKKRTDLPVYHPDVVTYEVFDHDGKSIAIYYLDFYTRDSKSGGAWMSNYVEQSYLLGTKPVIVNCYNYQKPAPGKPSLISYDDVSTIFHEFGHSIHGMFASQKYPSLSGTSVPRDFVEFPSQINEHWALDPVVLKNYALHYETKQPIPQALVDKIKKASTFNQGYMTTELVSAAALDMDWHSVTNESQLLPVLDFEKQSLNNHGFTLATVPPRYHTPYFAHIWGGGYSAGYYAYLWSETLDNDAWEWIKNNGGLTRENGDRFRKYILSVGNSVDLNQAFRDFTGHDPDIKPLLRNRGFIK from the coding sequence ATGAAACACATTTCATCAGCATTGTTAATTTCTGCTTTGGCATTCAATTACTCTTGTACCACAATGAAAACACATGACATAAAACAGGAAATGCCTGTTCCTGATGCTTCGCTTTCTTCAAATCCTTTTATGAAGAAAAGCAAACTTCAGTATGAAACTCCCGAGTTTGATAAAATTAAAAACGAACATTTCAAACCAGCATTTCAATTTGGATTAAAACAGCACGATGCTGAAATTCTGAAAATCGCAAACAATAGCGAAGTGGCAACTTTTGAAAACACCATTGTTGCATTAGAAAAAAGTGGCGAAGTTCTAAAAAGAACCACAATTACATTTTCAAATCTTACAAGCGCAAATACCAATCCTACTTTGCAGGCTTTGGACGAAGAATATGCTCCGATATTTGCAGCTCATTCTGATAAAATGTATCTGAATGAAAATCTGTATAAAAGAATTAAATCGATCACAGAAAACGGTTTAGACTCTGAAAGCAAAAGATTACTGCAGTTCTACAAGCAGAATTTTGAAATCGCAGGAGCTAATCTTTCTTCTGCCAACAAAGAAAAATTAAAGCAGGTAAATCAGGAATTGGCATCACTTTCAACTCAATATTCCAACAAATTATTGGAAGCGAGAAAGCAAGGGGGCGTTTTCTTTTCTGATGCTAAAGAATTAGATGGACTTTCAACAGACGAAATTGAAGCTGCTGCAAGCGATGCAAAAACTGCAGGACAACCGGGAAAATATCTTTTAGCTTTACAAAACACTACTCAGCAACCTCTTTTGCAAAATCTTACCAACAGAGCAACAAGAGAGAAACTGTTCAAAGCATCTTGGCAAAGAGCTGAAAAAGGTGATGCCAATGACACGAGAGAAACAATTGAAAAATTAGCAAAACTTAGACTTAAAAAAGCTCAGATCTTAGGCAAAAAAAGTTTCGCAGAATGGAAATTGCAAGATCAAATGGCTAAAAACCCTGAAGCTGCAGTAAAGCTGATGAATCAAGTTGCAAATCCTGCGGTAGAAACAGCAAAACGTGAAGCAAAAGATATCCAAGATCTTATTGATCAGCAAAAAGGAGGTTTCAAAGTAGAACCTTGGGATTGGAATTTTTACGCTGAACAGGTAAGAAAAGCAAAATTCGATCTAGATGAAAATCAGATCAAACCTTATTTTGAAATTACAACCGTTTTGGAAAAAGGGGTTTTCTTCGCTGCTGAAAAATTCTATGGATTAACGTTTAAGAAAAGAACAGATCTTCCGGTTTATCATCCTGATGTGGTAACCTATGAAGTTTTTGATCATGACGGAAAATCTATCGCAATCTATTATCTTGATTTCTATACAAGAGATTCTAAAAGCGGGGGAGCCTGGATGAGCAACTACGTTGAGCAATCGTATTTATTGGGAACAAAACCTGTAATTGTAAACTGTTATAATTATCAGAAACCGGCTCCGGGAAAACCTTCTTTAATCAGTTATGATGATGTTTCAACAATTTTCCATGAGTTTGGTCACTCTATCCACGGAATGTTTGCAAGCCAGAAATATCCTTCACTTTCAGGAACAAGTGTACCGAGAGATTTCGTAGAATTCCCATCTCAAATCAACGAACATTGGGCTTTAGATCCGGTAGTTTTGAAAAATTATGCTCTTCATTACGAAACAAAACAACCTATTCCACAGGCTTTGGTTGATAAAATTAAAAAAGCATCAACATTTAACCAAGGTTATATGACGACCGAATTGGTTTCTGCAGCAGCTTTGGATATGGATTGGCATTCTGTGACTAATGAAAGTCAATTGCTTCCTGTTTTAGATTTCGAAAAACAATCATTAAATAATCACGGATTTACTTTAGCTACTGTTCCTCCGAGATATCACACGCCTTATTTCGCACACATTTGGGGTGGTGGTTATTCTGCAGGATATTACGCTTATTTATGGTCTGAAACTTTAGATAATGACGCGTGGGAATGGATTAAGAATAATGGAGGTCTTACAAGAGAAAACGGTGACCGTTTCAGAAAATACATTCTATCAG